In Luteitalea sp. TBR-22, one genomic interval encodes:
- a CDS encoding SDR family oxidoreductase — protein sequence MATVLITGTSSGIGLSTALELARAGHSVIATMRNPAASPELAEIAAREGLPLQVRTLDVDDDESVRACVAAVDGPIDVLVNNAGVECHGSIEEMPMDRIIGTMNTNYFGAVRCIKAVLPRMREARSGCIINISSVAGRISNPPLGAYAASKFALEAMSEALAGEVKPFNIRVAIVEPGIQDTKMARTIEHEVTSIYPQVVRFSGLFRAALANPVPPVVTAQVVRQIIESGTWQFRHTSGPDAAAFLAWRANMTDEQWIAWSAQDDESWYEQLERDFGMNARPQAPHAGVAAVEPAVGG from the coding sequence ATGGCAACGGTACTGATTACCGGGACCAGCTCGGGTATCGGCTTGTCGACCGCGCTGGAACTGGCGCGTGCAGGGCACTCCGTCATCGCGACGATGCGCAACCCGGCGGCCTCACCCGAGCTCGCCGAGATCGCCGCGCGCGAAGGCCTGCCCCTGCAGGTCCGCACGCTCGACGTCGACGACGACGAATCGGTCCGCGCCTGCGTGGCCGCAGTTGACGGGCCGATCGACGTGCTCGTCAACAACGCGGGCGTCGAGTGCCACGGCTCCATCGAGGAGATGCCGATGGACCGCATCATCGGCACGATGAACACCAACTACTTCGGGGCGGTCCGCTGCATCAAGGCCGTCCTGCCACGGATGCGCGAGGCGCGCAGCGGGTGCATCATCAACATCAGCTCGGTGGCCGGGCGCATCTCCAATCCGCCACTCGGCGCGTACGCCGCGAGCAAGTTCGCGCTGGAGGCGATGAGCGAAGCGCTGGCCGGTGAGGTCAAGCCGTTCAACATCCGGGTCGCCATCGTCGAGCCCGGGATCCAGGACACGAAGATGGCGCGCACGATCGAGCACGAGGTGACGTCGATCTACCCGCAGGTGGTGCGCTTCTCCGGCCTGTTCCGCGCCGCGCTCGCCAATCCCGTGCCGCCCGTCGTGACGGCGCAGGTGGTGCGGCAGATCATCGAGTCGGGCACGTGGCAGTTCCGTCACACCTCCGGACCTGATGCGGCGGCATTCCTGGCGTGGCGCGCCAACATGACCGACGAGCAGTGGATCGCCTGGAGTGCCCAGGACGACGAGAGCTGGTATGAGCAGCTCGAACGTGATTTCGGGATGAACGCACGCCCGCAGGCGCCGCACGCGGGAGTGGCAGCCGTGGAGCCGGCCGTCGGCGGGTGA
- a CDS encoding amidohydrolase family protein, whose protein sequence is MKPALLLATLALVFAQAPPAFDVIVRGGTVIDGTGAPRRRADVGITGDRITRVGDLSGARASTDIDATGLYVAPGFINIHSHATPVGLRTAVNMLTQGVTTEIVNADGRGPLDITGQLAGLGAAGLAVNVGAQAGFNSIWASVMGESDRRPTAEDIARMRALLVACLQAGAWGVSGGLDYKPAYFARTDEVVQVLEAARPWRTNFINHDRVTPESGFSSRAGMEETIAIGARAGVLPIITHMKVQGHEQGSADVILGRMRESEARGTPVAADAYPYLAGQTSLSALIIPGWAQDGGREALLRRLADPVLRERIVREAEDAMDKRFGGPASVAFPQEARTLPDVMQAMQVRAGEAVVRLLEERERGIIARFGIEADLVKILQYPSTSIACDCGAVDGGATHPRYHGSFPRVLGRYVREQQALTWEDAVRKMTGLPATTIGMRDRGVLDAGKAADVTVFDPRTVIDHATFDKPTQPSEGVRVVLVNGHVALRDGVPTGAQGGRPLVRGASPTR, encoded by the coding sequence ATGAAGCCTGCCCTGCTGTTGGCGACCCTGGCGCTCGTGTTCGCGCAGGCGCCGCCGGCCTTCGACGTCATCGTGCGCGGCGGCACCGTGATCGACGGCACCGGGGCGCCCCGGCGGCGCGCCGACGTCGGCATCACCGGCGATCGCATCACGCGGGTCGGCGACCTGTCGGGGGCGCGCGCGAGCACCGACATCGACGCCACCGGGCTGTATGTCGCCCCAGGCTTCATCAACATCCACAGCCACGCCACGCCGGTCGGCCTGCGCACGGCCGTCAACATGCTCACGCAGGGCGTCACGACCGAGATCGTCAACGCCGACGGGCGAGGGCCGCTCGACATCACGGGCCAGCTCGCTGGCCTCGGCGCCGCGGGCCTGGCCGTCAACGTCGGCGCGCAGGCCGGCTTCAACAGCATCTGGGCGAGCGTGATGGGCGAATCGGACCGGCGCCCGACGGCCGAGGACATCGCGCGCATGCGCGCCCTGTTGGTTGCGTGCCTCCAGGCGGGCGCGTGGGGCGTGTCGGGCGGCCTCGACTACAAGCCGGCGTACTTCGCGCGGACCGACGAGGTCGTGCAGGTGCTCGAGGCCGCGCGCCCCTGGCGCACCAATTTCATCAACCACGATCGCGTGACGCCGGAGTCGGGCTTCAGCTCCCGCGCCGGCATGGAGGAGACGATCGCCATCGGCGCGCGGGCCGGCGTGCTGCCGATCATCACGCACATGAAGGTGCAGGGACACGAGCAGGGGTCGGCCGACGTGATCCTCGGCCGGATGCGGGAGTCCGAGGCACGAGGCACGCCGGTCGCTGCCGACGCGTATCCGTACCTCGCGGGCCAGACGAGCCTCTCGGCCCTGATCATCCCCGGCTGGGCGCAGGACGGTGGACGTGAGGCGCTCCTGCGACGCCTGGCCGATCCCGTACTTCGCGAGCGCATCGTGCGGGAAGCCGAGGACGCCATGGACAAGCGCTTCGGCGGCCCGGCCTCCGTGGCGTTCCCACAGGAGGCGCGAACGCTGCCGGACGTGATGCAGGCCATGCAGGTGCGGGCGGGCGAAGCCGTGGTGCGACTGCTCGAGGAACGGGAGCGCGGCATCATCGCGCGGTTCGGCATCGAGGCCGACCTCGTGAAGATCCTGCAGTACCCGTCGACGTCGATCGCCTGCGACTGTGGCGCCGTGGACGGCGGCGCGACGCACCCGCGGTACCACGGGTCGTTCCCTCGCGTGCTCGGGCGTTACGTGCGCGAGCAGCAGGCGCTGACGTGGGAGGACGCCGTCCGCAAGATGACCGGCCTCCCGGCGACAACCATCGGCATGCGGGACCGCGGCGTGCTCGACGCGGGCAAGGCGGCCGACGTCACCGTGTTCGATCCGCGCACCGTGATCGATCACGCGACGTTCGACAAGCCCACGCAACCGTCCGAGGGCGTGCGCGTGGTGCTCGTCAACGGTCACGTCGCGTTGCGCGACGGCGTGCCGACGGGCGCGCAGGGCGGGCGCCCGCTGGTCCGGGGCGCGTCACCGACGCGGTGA
- a CDS encoding cyclopropane-fatty-acyl-phospholipid synthase family protein, translated as MLAHRRFPRSSAYNPAWLVAGASGGANPLWLTEWVCESLLLQPGMRVLDLGCGRALSSIFLHREFGVQVWATDLWFSASENQRRIADAGVADGVFPLRADARALPFADDFFDAVVSIDSFPYYGTDARFLGMLARFLKPGGFLAIAGAGLAQEMSGDVPDHLRDWWTPDLEGFLHAPAWWRRHWQRTGLVDVTVADTLADSTRAWADWHRLVAPDNGVEIAAVEADQDRHLAYVRVIARRTHVPADAPIVTVATEYVARPVLRSE; from the coding sequence ATGCTCGCCCACCGACGCTTTCCCCGCAGTTCCGCGTACAACCCCGCGTGGCTGGTCGCGGGGGCCAGCGGCGGCGCCAATCCCCTCTGGCTCACCGAGTGGGTCTGCGAGTCGCTGTTGCTCCAGCCGGGGATGCGCGTGCTCGATCTCGGATGCGGGCGTGCGCTGTCCTCGATCTTCCTGCATCGCGAGTTCGGCGTGCAGGTCTGGGCCACCGACCTGTGGTTCAGCGCATCGGAGAACCAGCGGCGCATCGCCGATGCCGGCGTCGCGGACGGCGTGTTCCCGCTGCGCGCCGACGCCCGCGCCCTGCCGTTTGCCGACGACTTCTTCGACGCCGTCGTCTCGATCGACTCCTTCCCCTACTACGGCACCGATGCACGGTTCCTGGGCATGCTGGCCCGGTTCCTCAAGCCCGGCGGGTTCCTGGCGATCGCCGGCGCCGGACTCGCGCAGGAGATGTCAGGTGACGTGCCGGACCACCTGCGCGACTGGTGGACACCGGACCTGGAAGGATTCCTGCACGCGCCAGCGTGGTGGCGCAGGCATTGGCAGCGCACGGGACTGGTCGACGTCACGGTCGCAGACACCCTGGCCGACAGCACGCGGGCGTGGGCGGACTGGCATCGCCTCGTCGCGCCAGACAACGGTGTGGAAATCGCGGCAGTGGAGGCCGACCAGGATCGCCACCTCGCCTATGTGCGCGTCATCGCAAGACGGACGCACGTGCCTGCAGACGCGCCAATCGTGACCGTCGCGACGGAGTACGTCGCGCGTCCAGTGCTTCGCAGCGAGTGA